Below is a window of Acidobacteriota bacterium DNA.
ATCCTCGCGGCGCCGATCGGCATCTTCGCGCTGATGCTCCCCCTCGCCGCCCGCGCGGGAGCCGGTCTGGCGGGGGCGATCGGCTTCTACATCATCGCGTACTCTTTCCTCAGCGTCCTCGCGATCCTCCTGACGTATCCCGTCGTCGCCCTCGTCTCGGGGATCCCGGTGCGGCGCTTCGCGCGCGCGGCCCTCCCGGCGCAGCTCATCGCCTTCACGTCGAGCTCTTCGGTCGCCTCGCTGCCGGCTCTCGTCGAGAGCGCGGAGCGGGGCCTCGGGCTGTCGAAGCGGATCTCGGGGTTCGTGCTGCCGCTCGCGGTCTCGACGTTCAAGTACGCGGGGCCGGTGACGTGGACGGTGGGCGCGATGTTCGTCGGCTGGTTCTACGGGATTCCGCTCGGCCCGCGCGAGCTCTCGCTGGTCGGCTTCGCCTGCGTCTTCCTCGCCGCGGCGGCGCCGGGGGTCCCGCGGGGCGGCTTCATCATCCTCGCGCCGCTCTTTTCCGCCATCGGCCTGCCGATCGAGGGGATCGGCATTCTCATCGCGCTCGACGTCATCCCCGACACCTTCGCCACCGCCCTCAACGTCACCGGCGATCTCGTGGCGGCGACGCTGGTCGCGAGGTACGAGTCGTCTCCTTCCTGATCCCGCGTGTCGCTTTTCCCTCCGCGAATCCGATCCTCCCATGTAGAGGCCCGAACCGGAGCTGGTCTCGGACCCAACGATGCGGGGGGACCCATGAAATGCCCGAAGACACGGCTCCTGGCACTGGCCGCCGCGATCCTCCTCGGAGGAGGCGCCGCCTTCGCCGAGAACATCGACCCCGGCAACGCCGGATCGAAATTCGCCTGGTCCGAGAATCTGGGCTGGATCAACGCCCGCCCTGGGGGGGCCGGGGGGCCGGGAGTTCAGGTCTCGGACTCGGGCCTGACCGGCTGGGCATGGTCGGAGAACGCGGGTTGGATCAGCCTGTCGTGCGCGAACCGCTCGTGCGCCGCGGGAAGCTACGGCGTGACGAACGACGGGTGCGGAACGCTCGCGGGGTACGCGTGGTCGGAGAACGCCGGCTGGATCAACTTCGCGCCTGCGGGGGCGGGGGTGACGATCGATCCCGTGAACGGGAACTTCAGCGGGCGAGCCTGGTCTGAGAACGCGGGGTGGATCACCTTCTCGTCGTCCAGTCCGGTGGCGTACCGGGTGACGACCGGCTGGCGCCGGGCCGCCCCGTTGGGAGCGCCCGGAGTGACCGCGACCAGCGCCGCCGGCGGCGCCGCATCCTTCTCGTGGGCCGCGCTGCCCGGAGCGACCTCGTACGACATCGTCCAGGGCCGCCTCTCCGCGCTGCGGAGCGCGCACGGCAATTTCCAGGCGGCGACCCAGGCCTGCGTCGCCCACACGACCGGGACGTCCGTCACCCTTAGCGGGACGCCCGCTCTCGGCGACGGCACCTGGTACCTCGTGCGCGGCGCGAGCTGTGGAGGAGCCGGAACCTACAACGACGGATCCCAGGTCGGATCTCGCGATGCTGGAATCAACGCGTCGGGGAATGGCTGCCCCTGACAGGGCAGCAGAGAGAGAGGAGTGCGGATTATGAAACCAACGACCACGAACCGTTTGTTCTCCATGGCGACCGGCCTCGTCGTGTTCGGGGCGGCCCTCGCCGGCACCCTGGATCCCCCGGGACCACCGGCTCCGACCATGGTCACGCTCCAGCAGATCTACGACAGGCTGGGCGCTCGAGCCAGTGTCGCCCGGACCGGCCAGACCGGATGCTGGGACACATTCGGAAACCCCGTCAGCTGTGCCGGCACGGGTCAGGACGGCGCGTTTCAG
It encodes the following:
- a CDS encoding dicarboxylate/amino acid:cation symporter, which produces MKESTRVLAALGAAVAGGTAIAVSGSEPLLRAADAVSPIGALWVNAIRMTVIPLVVSLLVTGVASATDVAAIGRLGSRTLAVFVAMLAAHALVAIPLTVAVFGFMPERGPKLPPLPAGAAEAAKLVTGGPAQSPGEWLVSLVPANPIAAAASGAMLPLVLFTLLFALAATRSSATSRATIVALSRSVSEVMLTLVRWVILAAPIGIFALMLPLAARAGAGLAGAIGFYIIAYSFLSVLAILLTYPVVALVSGIPVRRFARAALPAQLIAFTSSSSVASLPALVESAERGLGLSKRISGFVLPLAVSTFKYAGPVTWTVGAMFVGWFYGIPLGPRELSLVGFACVFLAAAAPGVPRGGFIILAPLFSAIGLPIEGIGILIALDVIPDTFATALNVTGDLVAATLVARYESSPS